In the genome of Streptomyces sp. P3, the window CTGCCCCGGTCTCCCCCTTCGCCGCACCCGCGCGCCTCACCCCTCGGCCACCACCACCGCCGAGGCCACGCCCGCGTCGTGACTCAGCGACACATGCCATGCCCGTACGCCCAGTTCGGCCGCCCGGGCGGCGACGCTCCCCCGCACCCGCAACCGGGGCCGGCCGTTCTCCTCGACGTACACCTCGGCGTCGGTCCACAGCAGGCCGGGCGGGGCCCCGAGCGCCTTGGCGAGGGCCTCCTTCGCCGCGAACCGGGCCGCCAGCGACGCCATGCCCCTGTGCTCCCCGCTGGGCAGCAGCAACTCGCTCCGCAGGAACAGCCGCCCGGCGAGCCCGGGTGTCCGTTCCATGGACGCCGCGAAGCGCTCGATCTCGGCCACGTCGATACCGACCCCGATGATGCTCATGCCCAGCACCCTAGGGCCTCGCTGTCACCACCTGGTGCTAGCCTGCGGCGACTTGATCGCGTCACATCACGTCAAGTCGACAGCAGAGTTTCACAGCGGACTTTCACCGCCGCGCGCCTTGGGGGGCCAGCCCGCGCGCCGCGGAGGCGACGCCAGGGGGCGGGGGCATGACCAGCAAGACCAGCAGCATGACCAGCGGCGGACTCATGGGCTCTTCGGGGCCGACGTTCGACCCGTACGACAACACACCCGAGCTGATCCCGCTGCGCACCGCCGCGCAGGCGGGGGACTGGCCGGCCGTACGGGCCTACTTCGCGGGGCTCGGCTCCGTCGGCGAGATCTCCTCGGCCGCCAGCCTCCTCGCCGACACCGCCGGCGTCGAGGGCTTCCTGGAGCGGGCGGCGGCCGAATCACCCGCGGACCCGCTGCCTCGCACACTGCTCGCCGAGCGGTACGTGTACATCGGCTGGGACATCCGCAGCGGCGCCCGCGCCAAGGACGTCTCGCAGGATCAGTTCAGCCAGTTCCACGACTGGCTGCGGCGGGCCGAGCGGCTGCTGATCGAGGTGTGCGCCGAGCAGCCCTCGTACGCCCCCGCCTGGACCGTCCGGCTGACGACCGCGCGCGGTCTGGAGCTGGGGCAGGCCGAGGCGCGCCGCCGCTACGACCGGCTGTCCGCGCACCACCCGCACCACTACCGCGCGCAGACCCAGCTGCTGCAGCAGGTGTGCCCGAAGTGGGGCGGCTCCTGGGAGGCTGCGCACGGCTTCGCCCGGGAGTGCGCGACCGGTGCCCCCGACGGCTCGAACTCCGCCGCCGTGGTGGCCCTCGCCCACATCGAGCACTGGCTGGACCTGCCGAGCGGCGAGGACGCCGCGTACCTGCGGGGCGTGCCGGTCCGCGACGACCTGCGTTTCGCCGCGCAGGTCTCCGTGCTGCACCCCGACCACCGGCCCGACTGGAACTCGGTCGGCGCGCACAGCGCGTTCGCGTTCGCCTTCTCGCTGGGCGGCCACTACGCGGACGCGGCCCCGCACTTCGCCTTCCTCGGCGACCGCGCCACGGAATACCCGTGGCAGTACCTGCCCGACCGGAAGTCGGCGTTCCTCGGCTTCCGCAAGGCCGCGCTGGAATCCCGTGGAGGCGGCGCCCGATGACCACGAACCTGAACAAGCACGACGACGTCGACGGCCTGGACGGCCTCGCCGCTCTCGAGGGCCTCGTCTCGCACACCACCACGAACGGCGTGCCCACCCTCTACGCCCCCGCCTCCGGCAAGGAGATCACCGCCGGTCTCTTCTTCCGGGTGGGCCGCGCCGACGAGACGCTGGCCACCGCCGGCGTCACCCACCTCGTCGAACACCTCGCCCTGCACCGCCTGGGCCTGTCCGACCTGCACTACAACGGCGCGACGGCGAACGCGTACACCCTCTTCCACGTGCAGGGCAGCGAGGAGGAGGTGGTCGAGTACCTGAACAGCGTGTGCGCCGGGCTGCGGGACCTGCCGATGGAGCGGCTGGAGACCGAACGGGAGATCCTCCGCACGGAGGCGGCCGGCCGCGGCGGCGGGCCCCACCACCAGATGCCGCTGTGGCGGTACGGCGCCCAGGGCTACGGACTGTCCAGTTACAACGAACTGGGCACCTGGAGCCTCACCCCCGACCAGGTCCGCCACTGGGCTGAGACCCGCTTCACCAGGGACAACGCGGTGCTGTGGATCACCAGCGACCATGTCCCCGAGGGCCTGGACCTGACCCTCCCCCGGGGCTCCCGCCTCCCCGCCCCGGCCGCGACCAGCGCCCTGCCCGTCACCCCCGCGTACATCAGCGGCGACGACGGACACGTGGTCCTCACCTCGGTGCTGCGCCGCTCCACCGCGGCCAGTGTCTTCGCGGACGTCCTCGGCCGGGCCCTCTTCCAGGACCTGCGCCAGGAGGGCGGCTACTCCTATTCCGCGGAGGCCGACTACAGCCCGCGCGACGCCGAGTCCGCCACCCTCACCGCCTACGCCGACGCGCTCCCGCAGAAGCAGGACGCGGTGGTCGGCGGCTTCGTCGACACCCTCGCCCGGCTGCGCGCGGGCCGCATCGAGCAGACCGAGCTGGACTCCGTCCGCGGCAAGCTCCTCAAGGTGTACGACGCCCCCGACCTCGGCGCGGCGGTGCTCCCCTCGTACGCGCTGAGCCTGCTGCTCGGGCACCGCATCCTCACCCCCGACCAGCACCGTGCCGAGCTGAACGCGGTGACCACGCAGGACCTGCACGAGGTCGCCCGCCAGGCGTGGGACACCGCGCTGCTGCAGGTGCCGGGCCGGGCCGTCGACTGGGCGGGCCTCACCCTCGCCCCGCAGTTCTCGACGGCCGCCGTGACCGGCACCCGCCACCGGTCCCTGGAGAACGAGGACGTCACCCTGGTCATCGGCGCGCAGGGCGTCAGCCTGCTCACCCCCAGGGGGCCGGTCACCGTCTCCTACGACGCCTGTGCGGCGATGACCGCGCGCCCCGACGGCGCCCGCACCCTCACCGGCCTCGACGGTTTCTCGGTCACCGTGGAGCCGACCCTGTACAAGGGCGTCACACCGGACCGCATCGCCGCGCTGGACGCGGCCGTGCCCGGCGAGGCGATCGTGCGGATGCCGGCCCGTGAACCCGACCACATCCCGCAGCCGCGCAAGCGGCCCCCGGCGGCCCGGGCGGCCGGAGCCGGCGGCTCGGTGCGGGGCTGGACCGCCGCCCTCTGGCTGGTGGGCCTGCTCGCGGCGGCCTGGGGTGTGCTGTGCGGGGTCGTCACCGCCGACGAGTCCGCGCTGGCGGACCCGGAGTGGGACGCTGTCACCGGCCTCTGGATCATGGAACTGCCGCTGCTCCTCGCGACCTGGAAGCTGTTCGCCGCCCGCAGGCGCCGCACCCGGAGCTGACCACCGCGTGCGTGGGGGGCGGACACGCGATGCGCCCCCACCCCCCACGCGCGAGCGTCCCTGCTCCCCGGCGGCCGGCCGCCACTCCCCGCCGGCCGGCCCGCGCTCCCCGGCGACCTCTACTCCACGGTGACCGACTTCGCGAGGTTGCGCGGCTGGTCCACCTCGTTGCCCCGCGCGGTCGCCAGCTCGCACGCGAACACCTGCAACGGCACCGCCGCTACCAGCGGCTGCAGCAGCACCGGCGTGGCGGGGATCCGCACGAGGTGGTCGGCGTACGGCACGACCGCCTCGTCCCCCTCCTCCGCGATCACGATGGTCCGCGCCCCCCGCGCCCGGATCTCCTGGATGTTGGAGACGATCTTGTCGTGCAGGACGGACCGCCCGCGCGGTGAGGGCACGACCACCACCACGGGCAGGTCCTCCTCGATGAGGGCGATCGGCCCGTGCTTCAGCTCCCCCGCCGCGAAACCCTCCGCGTGCATGTACGCCAGTTCCTTCAGCTTGAGCGCACCCTCCAGCGCGACCGGATAGCCCACGTGCCGCCCGAGGAACAGCACGGTGTCCTTGCCGGCCAGCGACCGGGCCAGCTCCCGCACCGGCTCCATGGTCTCCAGCACCCGCTCCACCTCGCCGGAGATCCGCGCGAGGTCCCGGACGACGGCCCGGATCTCGTCCCCCCACTTGGTGCCGCGCACCTGCCCGAGATACAGGGCGACCAGGTAGCACGCCACC includes:
- a CDS encoding holo-ACP synthase; amino-acid sequence: MSIIGVGIDVAEIERFAASMERTPGLAGRLFLRSELLLPSGEHRGMASLAARFAAKEALAKALGAPPGLLWTDAEVYVEENGRPRLRVRGSVAARAAELGVRAWHVSLSHDAGVASAVVVAEG
- a CDS encoding pitrilysin family protein, with amino-acid sequence MTTNLNKHDDVDGLDGLAALEGLVSHTTTNGVPTLYAPASGKEITAGLFFRVGRADETLATAGVTHLVEHLALHRLGLSDLHYNGATANAYTLFHVQGSEEEVVEYLNSVCAGLRDLPMERLETEREILRTEAAGRGGGPHHQMPLWRYGAQGYGLSSYNELGTWSLTPDQVRHWAETRFTRDNAVLWITSDHVPEGLDLTLPRGSRLPAPAATSALPVTPAYISGDDGHVVLTSVLRRSTAASVFADVLGRALFQDLRQEGGYSYSAEADYSPRDAESATLTAYADALPQKQDAVVGGFVDTLARLRAGRIEQTELDSVRGKLLKVYDAPDLGAAVLPSYALSLLLGHRILTPDQHRAELNAVTTQDLHEVARQAWDTALLQVPGRAVDWAGLTLAPQFSTAAVTGTRHRSLENEDVTLVIGAQGVSLLTPRGPVTVSYDACAAMTARPDGARTLTGLDGFSVTVEPTLYKGVTPDRIAALDAAVPGEAIVRMPAREPDHIPQPRKRPPAARAAGAGGSVRGWTAALWLVGLLAAAWGVLCGVVTADESALADPEWDAVTGLWIMELPLLLATWKLFAARRRRTRS